The following DNA comes from Cucumis sativus cultivar 9930 chromosome 7, Cucumber_9930_V3, whole genome shotgun sequence.
TTATTCCAAGGGAGGAGAATGCTAACAATGCTGAGGATTTTAGGCTTATCAGCCTTATCACTAGTGTTAACAAGATTCTGATAGTAGGATCCAACCAATTGAAAAGAGTGCTTCCATCAACAATCTCAAACTTGCAATGGGCCTTTCTAGCTTAATGGAGACAAATTCTAGATCAAGCCCCCTTTGCCAATGAATCCATCGAGGATTGCAGAGttaaaggagaagaagaagtgaTTTTTAAGATTGACTTTGAGAAAGCTTATGAGTTATGCTCATGTGGATTTGGGGATACTTGAGGAACGTGAGTTGCTCCTTCCTTATTAATGGAAGTCCTAGGAGTAAAGTGGTGGGCTCGCTAGGTCTTAGACAGGAGACCCTCTTTCCCACTTTTTGTTCCTTCTAGTGGTGGATTTCCTTAGTAGAATCGTTTATAAATGTGTTGATGGTAATATTCTTGAGCCCTTCAAGCTGGGGAAAGATAAGGTGGCCCTATCCAACCTTCAATTTGCCGACAATACGATGTTCTCATGTTATGGTAAAGAGGATTCTTTCTTAATCTTAAACCACATCTTAGGCTTAGGTTGAGAATCAATAGGAGCAAATGTTGTGTTATGGGGCTCAACTGTGAGGCCAAAAATATTGTGTTTTGAAAAAGGTGAGTTGTTGGAAGAACTTGTTAATCATTTCTAGAACTTGGGAGGTCTTAGTGTAATTCTTTTGGAGTGAAAACCCATTTTTGTAGGGTAAGCCTCTTTGTTGAGCTGTTTGTTTTGTATGTCCTCACCTCATATCATCTTTCATATTTCTCAATTAAAGCCTGGTTtccttaaaattaataatgataaagGAAGAAGATATGGAAGCTCTTaaccaattattttttaaggcTGCAATTAACTTTATGAAGAATTACACTTTGTTAAGTGGATATGGTTTTATTAGTTTGCGATTGCAGGAAAAGATCCATTGTTTCTGGTTATAACTATTAGTATTAGCTAGGAAGCACATAcacattgttttttatggagtTCTAGACACGTGTCAGACATCATTTTACATGTCTTATTCTTTTCTCCTTCACTTTATCTTGGGCTCCCTTTGGGGGACAATTTGAAGGCTGTCCTTTTGGGATCCCATTCGATTCGTAAGAGATTGGCGGGATGGAAGAAAAGGTTTTTCTCAGAAGCTGGGAGATTAGCTcttattagttttgttatgAGTGGTATCTCGGTGTCTAATATGTCGCTGTTTAGAATCCCTAGTTTGGTTTGCAAAAGGATGGAGAAGTACATGAGAGATATCCTTTAGGAGGGGTTGGCAAAGGTCATGGTTCCCATTTGTTGAGATGGGAGTTGGTGGGGCATAACCAAGGAGGGCTAGAGATTGGCAATTTAAGAATCCGCAATAGAGCGTGGTTGGCTAAGTAGCTTTGGCGCTTTTCTCTTGAACTTGAGTCTCTATGGCATAGGATTATTGTGAGTAAGCATGGCGCTCATCCCTTTGAATGGACGTCGAAAGGGGGTTAAAGGCACACACCAAAATCTTTGGAAGGATATTTCCTTTtagcttttcattttctcttggTTTACTCGTCGCTTTGTGGGGGATGGTAAGGATACGTATTTCTGGGAGGACCATTAGGTGGGAGAGAGTTCCCtttgttctttatttcctcatatttatcatttatccTCGTTAAAAAACTGCATGGTCTTGGATTGTGTGGATAGCTTGGTGAATCCCGTGTCTTTTTCATTTGGGTTCCGACGTAATTTGACCAAATATGGAAGCGACGGAAGTGGCCTATCTTCTTTCCTTGCTTGAGATATGTATTTTTAGGAAGGGGAGAAGGGATGTTCGTGTTTAGAATCCTAATCCAAGTAGAGGTTTAACGTGTAAGTCCTTGTTTAGTCTTTTGTTAGATCCCTCTCCCTAGTCTAAGTCAGTCTTTGATGTGGTATGGAGGGCTACGGTACCCAAAAAAGTTAGGTTCTTTATCTGGCAAGTTTTGCTTGGGCGTGTTAACACTGTGGATAGGCTTGTTAGGAAGAGGACTTTGCTTGTAAGCCCTTTTTGCTGCATTCTTTGTTGGAAGGTGGAGGAAGatcttgattattttttttcgagATTGCCATTATGCGAGGGTAGTGTGGAACTCTTCTTGCAAGAGTTCAATGTCAGTTTTGCTGGCTCTAGGAGTGTTAGAGCTACAATCGTGGAGTCCTTCCCTCCATCCGCCCTTTAAAGTTTAAGGGGGACTTTCTTTGGGTGGCTGGGGTGTGTGCTATTGTTTGTGACATTTGGGGTGAAAGGATTGAGCGGGTTTGTAGGTGtagggagagggagagggagcgTAGTGAGATTTGGTCTTTGATTAGATTTCATGTTTCCCTTTGGGCTTCgattttgaatcttttttgtaattgttatGTAGATAACATTTTACTTAGATGGTCTCCCTTTTGCTAATGGTATGTTTTGGTGGGCTGCTTTTTTCATGCTCGTGtgttctttcattctttctcaatgaaagctGTTTGTTAGATCAAAGAAacatgtctttttttttttttaataatctgACACCAGGTGACACACTCAAACAGTCCATATTctatttcctttcctttcccttctattcattccttttttttactAGAGGACCACGATTGTCATCGGCTGTTAGAGAGCATTGGCAGTTGTCAGGATGGTGACAGCTTGCAGTGGCGATAGCAGCAGCAGATCAGTGGTGAAGGGAGGAGGTCTGGACGAAATTGGGGATGAGAGTAAAGTTGGGGGAGAGGGGAGAACGAAGggggaagagaagaagatggctGAAGAGAGAATGAGATGTTagggtttttttattttattttaatatggCTCTTGAAGGGAGAATAAGAGATTAGGGTTTCTTTGTTCTAGTGTTTGTTAGGCCTTTTAATGTGGTTTTTTTATAGGTTGGGCTTTTGTCCTTTTAGTTTTAGGGGACAGTAATTTGTTGAGTATCATGCATCATtaacatttataattaaataaactttttttaagcaactttttaagtaattttagtttgtaaaaagaattaaagtatTTTGGTTCTATcttttagtattattataataataaaaaaaatagtgtgtCCCTAACGTGTCGTGTCCTACCTTTCTAGAAATTGTCATCTATTGTATCATGTGGTGTCACTGGTTGCGTGTCTGTGTTGCTGCTTCCTAGAGTATTAGTGTAGCAAAGTGCAAGTTCTAACACTTGTTATGTtcactaaaaaacaaaatctattttgcTCATTTGGGAATCACTGTAGTTCCTTAGTAGTCAGCAGTCTTAAGGGGACTAGTGTGGACAAAGTGCTTGGATTAGCATTTTTATTGTTGGACTGGTTTGTTATTGGTAGGGATGTGCTCCTGTCAAAGTTCCGTTTTGGGCTCCTGGGGTTCTTTTGGCGGTTAGGTTTGTTTGGAGAGGTGTTCCATTTGAGATCTTTCTTTTGGTGGCTAttaggttttatttattttcttttctttttagttttgttttattatggGCTGTCTTCTGGATTTATTAGGTAGGTTTTGCCTCCCTTGTTTTGTTTGCTTTACTATTCACTattctctcttccttttggAGGTCTTATTCTTGTGTATCTGTTTGTTTATATCTACCATGAAAAGGTTGTTTCTTGTTTAACAGAATTTACAAATATGCATTCTCTTCTTTGGTTCTTATTTTGCTACTGCGATATGATATCTTTACAAATTATGTTGttagtttgttttattagCATTTGTAACCTCATCTGATGCTGTTTTCAGGAAAAGCTTTATCAGTGGATGTTTAGACAACAAGAAGGTGGATCTAGAGTGACAACAACTGATGTACTCAATTACATACGGGTCGGTTTgcatttttccttcattttcatcGTCTGAACATTTTAGTCAGTTTTTCTTCGGGACCTTACAATGTTTATAAGATATATCATATATGTGATGctcctctcattgccaattagttttgagatgaaacctTGTGTTAactaatatggtattagagaaTGAGGTCCGGTGTCAAACTAATGTCATTTCTTCctcaattaatattaatttccacttgttgggttTTCTACATATTTTAGATCTACAAGTGAGGAGTGTTAGAgtgttaatataatattaaatttactttcattCATCAACTTATGTTTTTGGGTCAATTGATAATCTAACACATACATGTGCTGAAGTTTTTTTAACACATCAAAGCCCCCTAACGGTGTCATCGCCCTGCCTTCTAACACTCTCATGGGCCATCCCTTCGTTGATGGTGAAAGATCCATGTGGATACATTTGATTAGGGACCTTTTGTGATTTGGATGGAAAGGAACCACCGCCTCttcgaagaagaagaaaacacttTTGATAGGGTCTTTGACCATGTTATCTTTCTTGCTATGACTTGGTGCAAATGTACATCTTTCTACAGCTCTGATAGTCCTTCCTCTCTTTTTGCCAATTCGGAGAGGTCTTGTGTAATCCGCTGCCTTTGGCTTATTGCCTTCCTGTAATTTCATGcatcaatgaaatttgtcTCTTACAAAAAAACACATCAAAGGCCTCCAATTATGGAGAATGTAAGCAAGActgtaattacaaaaaaggaGCCTTGTGTCTAAGAGTACATAAAGAAGAACTAACTTGTAcaatattacaattattaacTAAGAGCAGGGGCTTATCTTCAAAGGTTCTTCTATTAcatcttccttttttcccAGCCCTTAGGCTTTTCCCGCTTTTTTTGTTAATGCCTACTggtttctcataaaaaaaattcacatccTCCTAGATGCTCGATAGAACTTGAATAGAAAATTACTAAAAGGCACTTCAACTAGAATTGATAACAtattcaaacacattttagCTTCTTGAGAGAATGTAGACTTAGATGTCACACAATATTTGATGATCCTCTTTCCTCCTAAGTTATATGTTTCTTTCCCTCGAATGATTATTTTTCGCTTCAAAATGATCTTCCCTTTGTAATTTGTGTATTCATTATTCTCTAAACAATATTTGTATGGTTTAGATTGCTTTTGTTTCCTCTCCCAGAGTTGTAGTTGTAggctttctttgtttttttcttcttttatttcacTCCTTCAGGAATTTCATTGAACATTTGTggtatctttttattatatcaatgaGAAGAGTTTGTGCCTtgtaaaataaagtttgaaactGTAGAGGACTTACAGTTTGTGTATTGTAAAAAGTAAGTTAGAAACCGTAGAGTATATTAATGTGGATGAATCAAAACGAAAAAGGGGCACTTGTATTCATGTAAGGCCCCTAGTGATAGAAATAGTAGAATTATTGGGAGAGTATTAGTAGGGTATTTGGTTGGGGcatattagtaaatatttagTATGTTGGTTAAGTCCTTTCGTTATGAATAGAAGGCGAGGGGTTAGGGAAGGGAGTGAAAAATTTTGTTGTGGGATTTCCTTGTAAAGGGAATTTGGGAGGGTCTAGCCCTCTCAAAAGGCTAGGGGTTACTTGTTCTTGTGGTATTCTAGCATATATgtcatatattttcatattcgATTGTCCTATAACTATTCTTGAGTTCATCCTTTGTTCTTGAGATAATTCATGTTAGGTGGCATCTTcacaaattggtatcagagcaatgGCATAGAAACAAATAAAGGATCGGATGGAGACCAATGAGAAGGAAATTTCAGGGATGAAAGAAATCATATGGGGTCTCTGCAAAAGTATTGAAAAACTTAGGGAGGAAGTGTGAGAGAGTAAGCCTGTGTCAGTGAATTGAAGAATTAGGAACTTCAGATGACACTCGAATGAAACATtaagagaaaatggaagaagcaGGTGGGTCATGGGTTCAAGTGTTAAAGTGGAGTAAGGATTACAACTGAGAATTGGAAGAACAAGGAGAAACTCCATGGACATGGGGGTGAGCCAGTGGACTGCAGAGAACAGTCACAAAATGGTGGAAGAAAGTGCAAGAAAATCCGATAGATGAGACTGTCGAgtatgaaatggaaaaaaaaaccaacagtGGATTGAAGATTGATGATGTCTTGGACACGAAGAAATCATTTGTACAGTGCATTGGAGGCAGCAATGTTTCGATCGGAGTTGGAAACCGTACAAGAAAGATGAACAATCCGAGGAGACATATAAGGAAGAATATCAGACTGGTGAACTCGCGGTCAACAGAGCGAAAAGGAGAGAAGGCTCGTTACGGAGAAGACCATTTGTGGGAAGGTGCAGAGCAAGGGTCGTGGCAGTGGCTCAATCAAAGGGGTAAATTGAatagagaagatgaaaaagaagaagttgaaggaGCTTAAGTTCATGGATCGATGAATGAAGAAATGTTGGTGGCTTAAAGCTAAGAAGAACGGTTGGCCTCaatggaagaaggaaatatCAAGTCGCAGCGGATGGAAGATGGAAAGGCGGAGAAAAGAAAGTACACCGGCAGCCAGATGGTCTAAGAATCGAGGTGGAAATGAACAAAAGATGGTCACCGGCGGCCCAAGGAAGATGTATGCCTTGATAATTGCCAAAGGACAGTGGCTTgcaatgaaaaaagaagagatagATGAGTCATGAGTTTGAATGGCAAAGAGATTGGCAGGCGAAATCTGCGGTGACCACGCTGTAGAAGAGAATCAAAAGTCAATGAGAATGGAAGTGCTGGTTATGGCTGTTGAGATCGAGTTACGACGGTTGGAGGCATTGAAAATGGCAGAAGACGTGGATCTTGGGGTGATTTGTGTGATAGATGGGGACGATCAACTTGTCAAAATCTGGGGGCAAGGGGAGAGAAAATGAGCATCGACAAAAATGCGAGGGAAATGGAAAGTTTTACCTAGTGTAATCCATGTGTGAATCGGTTGGGTGGGAAGGGAATGAAATCAGGACCTTTTTAGTTCTAGGTTAATTGGACTAGAAAGGAACATGGATGATGATGTCCATCTACGACCCAAGGAGAAAAGCTGGGTATTAGTAGTTGGGCTATCCTTCCATAATGGGCCGATTATGATGATTGGGTAAAGGCCCAATTTTGGGGTTATCAAGGGGTTGAAGGACTATGGTTTAATGGGCTGATTATAAGTTTCGTGGAAGAGGTCCATTATCTCTCAAAGTTAAAAACatgataattttgaaaagtggaTTTTCAGCCGGGTTGTTATTTGACCTAAGACTTGACCCAATGTGGTATAGTGCTTATGGGAAGAAACTAACCCAAATGATGATATTTGAGAGATATAGCTCCTTACACATACCGTCAACCATTTTCACTAGGCACGCCGATGCCCTTGAATAATGTATCATCCACCACCGATTGGGCATCTGCTTCTCGCGATGTGCTGTAGTTTATAGTCAACGAACCAACCATTATCAATTGGCGCTGTGAGGAAGATGGTAACTGATGGGGTCCAGAGGAAAAAGGGGTTCTAAGCGAGTGTTGTCTCAATTTAAATCTAGAACCTGACCCACCATGGAAAAGAGGTTGGCGGACAGAGAAACTAAGGTTGAGCAGAACTGTGGCGGGAGTAGAAAGTAGGGGGACGAGGAGATGGGGGTGCTGAAATTTTCTGAGAGACGGATGAccatggaaggaaaaaaaggcgtttaaaaaagggaaaatacGTGAGgagatgaaaaaagaatttcttaTCCATGTGACTTGGCAAGGGGTGGGGCCGGTAGTTGTAAAAAGAAGTAGCATTCATTAGATCGAAGTGTTTGGGCTGAGAGTACAGGCCCagttatttcattttgttcaagAGGAACAATGCTCATTGTGGGAGGAGGCTAGACACATGTAAAATGAAGGGGAGGAAAGGAGGCATCCATGATGAGAAGTTGGAAGAACAATGGGTGAAGGAAGCTAACCTTAATCAGATGGGCCATACATCCTGAACTGGGCTTAGCGATTGAGCTTTTGGGTCAGTTTTAATTGAAGCCCAGTTTGCTTAACAAGGTTGAGGACATTCCTTTCAAAGATGCCGGTGGTTTTTGGATTTactactttatatttttaaaaaaaggtgtGCTAAGGTAGTGTGATCATGTTGTGTAAGCACtccttgaggacaaggtgttttGAATGGCGGAGTAATGTAAGGCTCCTAGTGATAGAAATAGTAGAATTATTAGGAGAATATTAGTACGGTGTTTGTGTAAGGTATCTCCTTATTAACTTTAGTATTACCGAGAAAAAGGATGCCCGAAGGCTACAAAATATGAGCTTAACCTATCATTCCCCAGACTACTGATCAGTACTAAAAGCCTGCCCTAATTACattctttattctatttatagaTGACCAACACTCTCCTCTAGTGGTCCCCTCCCCTGTAACTTTCATTTGTACTCCCCTTTTTACCCCTTCTAGAATATTTCAATAGAATTGTTGACCTAACATTTTGGTTGGGGCATACTAGTAAATATTTAGTATGTTGGTTAAGTCTTTTTGTTATGAATAGAAGGTGAGGGGTTAGGAAAGGGAGTGAAGAATTTTGTAGATGAATTTCCTTGTAAAGGAAATTAGCGATAGTCTAGCCCTCTTGAAAGGCTAGGGGTTACTTGGTTACTTGTTCTTGTGGTATTCTAGCATATAtctcatatattttcatatttgattgcACCAGTTTCTTCCATATTTTGGACCTTAGCTCCATGGAACAATATACTACTGCTGAAACATGGAAGAATTGAAATCTTAGATCCATACATAATGTTTTGATGGTATGAACTGCCTAAACCAGAATTCTTGAACAGCGAACAACCAGAGTTATTACCCActccattaaaaaatttccattaATGAGATGTAAATtcattggaaaataaaaatacgcATGCCGGATGAAATGATTATTGCTACCTGTTACAATAAAGAATCATTGGTTTAACtgaataactaaataaaatagtcCTATAACTATTCTTGAATTCATCCTTTGTTCTTGAGATAATTTTTGCTAGGTGGGATCCTAACAGTTCTCAAGGGTTCAACTTGAAGGTGATCAACTTGTCACTTCTCTTCCCTCAACCTCAACCGAGCTGTCTTTGATGTGGCTGTTGTTTGTTTGCTCTCACTTGGTTGTGTTCTCCCTCTgtcctttctctctttcccGAGCATTTCATCCTTTGGCTCTTTGGTCCCCAAAACCTAACTTAGCCTTCGGCCGTTAGCATTGTCTCATGGCCTCTTAGCCTCCatcaccatcatcatcattgtCCCATTGTTGTTCACCTTCGACAACACACATTACTTTGAGTTTTTAGCTCTATCACTCAAGTTTGCAACCTTAGGATTTTCATTGTCCACTTGGTTCCTTTCGCTATCCTTCATGGCATTGTTTTCTCAATTTGAGCTCCCTGGGCTTTGTTTTCTGTCCATTCACGTTTTATGTTTTGGTTTTCATCACAGATCAATATTTTGGTTATTGTAAAGctcattttcttcattgtcAATTTTGTTCTGTGCCCACTCTGTGACGTATGTATGGAAGAGAGGTTTTTTGCctactttttttattggacAAGGTTGTCACTTCTTGTCCATTTCTGTTCATTATAGGCACAGCTTGCTTGGTTTGTACAAGTTCTAGTTGACCTTATGCAGTAAGTATCCTGTGCAAGGTCATCTTTTTTGACAAGCAGAAGCTAGTGGAGAACTTGGAATTTGTAGATTAGTGAAGAAGTGGAATCTGTTTGGTTGGTTTTTGAATGTATTACCACTACCCTAAATCATTAGTTCATTTGGTAAGAAATTTTTGGTTGGTTCTAATTGCTATAAATAAGCTGGGATGGACTGAGTTGTaaacgttttttttcttttttctttttgtttgttgaaaaataGAGTTAAATGACTGTAATTTTGCTGGAGTTCACCGAATTTAGTGAAggttcattttattattattttatctttagcTGTATGAGTTTTCTGAATTCCATTCTGACTCTGCAGAACGAGTTGGATTACTGTGGAGAGGAACCGTCGATGTCCCCAAGACCCGCAGTCCACCAACATCAACATGCTCAACCAACAATGCAGTTTACAAACTCAAGCTTTCCAGCCTCAGGTCTTTCTGGGCAAGCAACCACCGGACAAGGTAGTCGAACCGAGCACTCTGAGAATCATTCCAAAAGTTCAGTCTTCTCAAACGCTCTGTCTAGCCCTGTTCGCCGAAGTTTGCAACAGTATCACATTGCTCAGGAAGCTCACTACCCAAACAGCGGGATGTCGGGAGGAAATGGTGCCACTCGAAACAATGAACCCAACTTTCTTCAGCATCAAAACACTGACCCTAATTCAGTCAGCTCTAACGACTCGTCGATGGACATGCATGCAGACAGTCCTGCACATGATTCACATTACTGATTTTGGAGATCGCCAATCATATCTAAGTTTTATCAGCCTGTGACAACACATGCTCAAGTTCCTGGCTGCCAATGGCGTTTACTTTCTTTTGTTGGAAATTTCTTTAGGTCTTTTATCTGTAAAGGGTTTCTTCATAACAGAACCTGAaaggggagaaaaaaaaaaaaaggaaagaaaactgGAAGTTGCCAATACCGTTTGTCATTTATTATGCTGTTGTTTCAAACAGTGCTTTGTTTCCACCCCTCGTTTTTAGAACTGAACAATATCTTCTGTAGATTGGCAAAGTGTGTGGATCTGCTGAGTGAGAAATTATAGAATATGGTTTAGGGTTCATTTCCTCtctcatattttcaaaacccATGGTTTGAAGATGTCTTTGTATTCTTTGGGCAACTATGCCTATGGTACAGATAggatgctttttttttcttttttttttttactttttgaatatttacAAGAGGGGAGGGTTCAGTAGATAGAGACATGATGCATCCAtccatgtttttgttttgtattttatttttgttttttgttttttgttttgttttcttttctttgaaataGGGATTTAGAGTCTTAGATCtaaagaaattttcttctttgatctCTTCTCCTGCCATTTTTGTATTGGAAGTCCTTtggtaatattttgtttttttttataattttgagttCAACTGGATAAtcaagcttccaattttttggTCAATGGTATATGCATTTCTAATGTTTTAGTCAATGGTATATGCATAACTAATTGAGGCTAACTATTTCATGAGAATACTGGTAAGAAtgttctattta
Coding sequences within:
- the LOC101216474 gene encoding uncharacterized protein LOC101216474 is translated as MAKKRKSIATSLDEVDRTMYASFCSAANSLSQLYTQAMNHQKLSFQAGERHAMEKLYQWMFRQQEGGSRVTTTDVLNYIRNELDYCGEEPSMSPRPAVHQHQHAQPTMQFTNSSFPASGLSGQATTGQGSRTEHSENHSKSSVFSNALSSPVRRSLQQYHIAQEAHYPNSGMSGGNGATRNNEPNFLQHQNTDPNSVSSNDSSMDMHADSPAHDSHY